The Paenalcaligenes faecalis genome has a window encoding:
- a CDS encoding SpoIIE family protein phosphatase produces MNRKTYTQWLQLISFGAWPLTYKLMLIFLFTSLFPMGILSYLSLNSSLEQVEKDQKEHLELSSHIISTQIDQLLEQHKTFTQSFAKDPDVMNFLQAPQNPKFKELADNDLLLLTHSLKHVSHVSLIDTQGRFLTSSTPYLVGFSADFRDYFQQAIQGIVFISGLITGHRTQENGLFFAAPVYGEQQKIIGVVVLKLKESAIDELFIKNGLQHSTSIAFLVDENKNIIYHPDNKYRYKNIDALPSLRSYAAEKNTSQALLNTNSLEFDLNGVKYVSGLSETKQKNWHIYIAKPHHEFSTPIEKLFYKNLIILILCSLGSILLAWLLSRTFIRPINVLIQQAKNIKAGNYSLDTDKNIGLFAVAQRNDELGSFAKVFQSMVQEIYHREFALDQLVQQRTNELTTKNQILADTYARIDQELNLAHNMQQAILPQSFPNQDHFEIYANMHPAREMGGDFYDCFALDDGGYAIVVADVAGKGVASAFFMGVSSTIIRQAASLYKEPKEVLAFANTLLCERNPTELFVTVFYGVFYPEKSTLHYASAGHPAPLLRLTSGDITELTLAHDLPLGAWDTADYQQFMITLQPSEVLFIYTDGITEALSESQEEFGEQRLHHWLQQQGKQLSAQDIFHTLKHSIKQFVGQAEPHDDMTVLLLRMQTHEPTLQNQWHITPDLAQISGLIEQVEHFLHPYLANQPEIIFQITLSIDEILNNIIKHSQHPASESIHVLLGINHQSIYCEIKDQGIEFNPFTQEENADIDSELDQRLIGGLGVHLVKTLMDEYRYSRQESMNSICFYKHLPSEHTHEL; encoded by the coding sequence ATGAACCGAAAAACATATACTCAATGGTTACAGCTAATCAGTTTTGGTGCTTGGCCATTAACTTATAAACTGATGCTCATTTTCCTTTTCACCTCTCTTTTTCCCATGGGTATACTCAGCTACCTAAGCTTGAACAGCAGCTTAGAGCAAGTAGAAAAAGATCAAAAGGAGCACTTAGAACTGAGCTCGCATATTATTTCCACCCAAATAGATCAACTGCTAGAGCAACACAAAACATTTACTCAGTCTTTTGCAAAAGACCCTGATGTAATGAATTTTTTACAAGCCCCCCAGAATCCTAAGTTTAAAGAGCTGGCGGATAATGATCTATTACTCTTAACCCACTCGCTAAAACATGTCTCTCATGTCAGCCTTATCGACACACAGGGACGCTTTCTGACCTCATCCACCCCTTACTTAGTTGGGTTTTCTGCTGATTTCAGGGACTATTTTCAACAAGCCATCCAGGGCATCGTTTTTATCTCCGGTCTTATCACTGGCCATAGAACACAAGAAAACGGTCTTTTTTTTGCGGCGCCTGTCTATGGCGAACAGCAAAAAATCATTGGTGTTGTTGTTCTTAAACTCAAAGAATCCGCCATTGATGAGCTATTTATAAAAAATGGCCTGCAGCACAGTACCTCTATTGCTTTTTTAGTTGATGAAAATAAAAACATTATTTATCACCCGGACAACAAATACAGATATAAAAATATTGATGCCCTTCCCTCGTTAAGATCATACGCTGCAGAAAAAAACACCTCACAGGCACTACTGAACACAAACAGCCTTGAGTTTGATCTTAATGGTGTTAAATATGTCTCTGGTTTATCCGAAACAAAACAAAAAAACTGGCATATTTATATCGCTAAGCCCCATCACGAGTTTTCTACCCCCATTGAAAAACTCTTCTATAAAAATCTCATCATTCTGATTCTTTGTAGTCTTGGCAGCATTTTGCTCGCGTGGCTATTAAGCCGAACTTTTATTCGCCCAATTAATGTGCTCATTCAACAGGCTAAAAACATCAAAGCAGGGAACTACAGCCTAGACACTGATAAAAATATAGGTCTATTTGCGGTGGCCCAGCGCAATGATGAGTTAGGCAGTTTTGCTAAAGTATTTCAATCCATGGTTCAAGAGATCTACCACCGTGAATTTGCTTTAGACCAATTAGTACAACAACGCACCAATGAACTGACAACTAAGAATCAGATACTGGCCGACACCTACGCCCGGATTGATCAGGAACTCAACTTAGCGCACAACATGCAACAGGCTATTTTGCCTCAATCATTTCCCAATCAAGATCACTTTGAAATCTATGCAAATATGCACCCCGCACGAGAAATGGGGGGCGATTTTTACGATTGTTTTGCTTTAGATGATGGAGGCTATGCCATCGTGGTCGCTGACGTGGCTGGAAAAGGAGTGGCTTCTGCTTTTTTCATGGGGGTTTCAAGTACGATTATCCGCCAAGCAGCCTCTCTTTATAAAGAACCCAAAGAGGTTTTAGCATTTGCGAATACCTTGTTATGTGAACGTAATCCCACTGAGCTTTTTGTCACGGTCTTTTATGGGGTGTTCTACCCTGAAAAATCCACACTACATTATGCCTCTGCAGGGCATCCAGCCCCGTTGCTAAGGCTAACAAGCGGAGATATTACAGAATTAACATTAGCTCATGACCTCCCCCTAGGGGCTTGGGACACCGCAGACTATCAACAGTTTATGATCACGCTACAGCCCTCAGAGGTACTATTTATCTATACAGATGGTATTACAGAGGCACTCTCTGAGTCCCAAGAAGAATTTGGCGAACAACGCTTGCACCACTGGTTACAGCAACAAGGCAAACAATTATCAGCACAGGATATTTTCCACACCCTAAAACACAGTATTAAACAATTTGTAGGGCAAGCAGAACCGCATGATGATATGACAGTGCTGTTATTACGTATGCAAACCCATGAGCCTACACTACAAAATCAATGGCATATAACACCCGATTTGGCTCAAATATCAGGGCTGATAGAACAGGTAGAACACTTTCTACACCCCTACCTAGCAAATCAACCAGAAATTATTTTTCAAATCACCCTCAGCATTGATGAAATACTTAATAATATAATCAAGCACAGCCAGCACCCTGCCTCCGAATCCATCCATGTGCTGTTAGGTATTAACCACCAATCCATTTACTGTGAAATTAAAGATCAAGGTATCGAATTCAATCCGTTTACTCAAGAAGAAAATGCGGATATAGACAGTGAATTAGATCAACGCTTAATCGGTGGTTTAGGCGTGCATTTAGTTAAAACTCTCATGGATGAATACCGCTATAGCCGTCAGGAATCCATGAATAGCATCTGTTTTTATAAACACTTACCCTCGGAACACACCCATGAGCTTTGA
- a CDS encoding STAS domain-containing protein, giving the protein MSFELLSESKNNVLILSMSGRLDSINSTHAEANLLDQIENSTTAVVLDLEMLDYVASAGLRIVLMAAKRAKAQNKPFLLCALQPQIHHVFEISGFLKILSVYSSQTEAIAALNH; this is encoded by the coding sequence ATGAGCTTTGAGTTATTAAGCGAATCAAAAAATAACGTCCTCATTCTATCTATGTCAGGCCGTTTGGATAGTATTAACAGCACACACGCCGAAGCCAACTTGCTCGATCAAATAGAAAACAGTACGACTGCTGTGGTTTTAGATCTAGAAATGTTGGACTATGTGGCCAGTGCAGGCTTACGCATTGTATTGATGGCAGCCAAAAGAGCAAAGGCACAGAACAAACCATTTTTGCTCTGTGCCTTACAGCCCCAAATCCATCACGTCTTTGAAATTAGTGGTTTTTTAAAAATACTTTCTGTGTATAGCTCTCAGACTGAGGCTATCGCAGCTCTCAATCACTAA